In a genomic window of [Empedobacter] haloabium:
- a CDS encoding FadR/GntR family transcriptional regulator: protein MSDLTATVTPPKRRHRNLAQGVVESISASIRDGVLKPGEKLPTESVIMELHGVSRTVVREAISHLQAAGLVETRHGIGTFVLEPPAPPLLISADTIRTIGDVLAILELRISLETEAAWLAASRRTDEQAREMAAALERIVQGGSVEADVQFHLLIAQATGNRYFVDILTHLGTTIIPRARVNSAQLAHDDPAVYLERVNREHEDIYHAILRRDPEGARAAMRTHLSNSRERLRKAQEETAAAL, encoded by the coding sequence ATGTCCGACCTGACCGCCACCGTTACGCCGCCGAAACGGCGCCACCGCAACCTTGCCCAGGGCGTGGTCGAGAGCATCAGCGCCAGCATTCGCGACGGCGTGCTGAAGCCCGGCGAGAAGCTGCCGACCGAGTCCGTGATCATGGAACTGCACGGCGTCAGCCGCACCGTGGTGCGCGAGGCCATCTCGCACCTGCAGGCCGCCGGCCTGGTCGAGACGCGCCACGGCATCGGCACGTTCGTGCTGGAGCCGCCCGCCCCGCCGCTGCTGATCTCGGCGGACACGATCCGCACCATCGGCGACGTGCTGGCGATCCTGGAGCTGCGCATCAGCCTTGAAACGGAAGCGGCCTGGCTGGCGGCGTCGCGCCGCACCGACGAGCAGGCGCGCGAGATGGCCGCCGCGCTCGAGCGCATCGTGCAAGGCGGCTCGGTCGAGGCGGACGTGCAGTTCCACCTGCTGATCGCGCAGGCGACCGGCAACCGCTACTTCGTGGACATCCTGACCCACCTGGGCACGACGATCATCCCGCGCGCGCGCGTCAACTCGGCGCAACTGGCGCACGACGATCCGGCCGTCTACCTGGAGCGCGTCAACCGCGAACACGAGGACATCTACCACGCCATCCTGCGGCGCGACCCGGAAGGGGCGCGCGCGGCGATGCGCACCCACCTCTCCAACAGCCGCGAGCGGCTGCGCAAGGCGCAGGAAGAGACCGCGGCGGCGCTGTGA
- a CDS encoding DeoR/GlpR family DNA-binding transcription regulator, with translation MQLAEERRRLIGEAVDREGKVLAAELAQRFQTSEDTIRRDLRDLDLAGRLRRVHGGAVRRAGGEASFGQREGAALQRKALLAQALRSLLQPGDTVLIDAGSTNLALARQLDDGCAATIVTNSPHIALALGEFRQTRVILLGGTYSAQCGAVLGARTLADIEQLRADLCIVGLCGLDSRRLGASDGEEAILKRAMLAGSARRAAAALNERFGAPSPFFLGMPNELDHLAVEADLPAQHVAALRDVAGGPELLFAERA, from the coding sequence ATGCAATTGGCAGAGGAACGGCGGCGCCTGATCGGCGAAGCGGTAGACCGTGAAGGCAAGGTGCTGGCGGCCGAGCTGGCCCAGCGTTTCCAGACGTCCGAGGACACGATCCGGCGCGACCTGCGCGACCTGGACCTGGCCGGCCGGCTGCGGCGGGTGCACGGTGGCGCCGTGCGCCGTGCCGGCGGCGAGGCCAGTTTCGGCCAGCGCGAAGGTGCGGCGTTACAGCGCAAGGCACTGCTGGCGCAGGCATTGCGGTCCCTGCTGCAGCCGGGCGACACGGTGCTGATCGATGCCGGCTCCACCAACCTGGCGCTGGCCCGGCAGCTGGACGACGGCTGCGCCGCGACGATCGTCACCAACAGCCCGCACATCGCGCTGGCCCTGGGCGAATTTCGCCAGACCCGGGTGATCCTGCTGGGCGGCACATACTCGGCCCAGTGTGGCGCGGTGCTGGGCGCGCGCACGCTGGCCGACATCGAACAGCTGCGCGCCGACCTGTGCATCGTCGGCCTGTGCGGCCTCGACAGCCGCCGGCTGGGCGCCTCCGACGGCGAGGAAGCCATCCTGAAGCGCGCGATGCTGGCCGGCAGCGCGCGCCGTGCCGCCGCCGCGCTGAACGAGCGCTTCGGTGCGCCGTCACCGTTTTTCCTGGGCATGCCCAACGAGCTGGACCATCTGGCCGTCGAGGCGGACCTGCCGGCGCAGCACGTCGCGGCCCTGCGCGACGTGGCCGGCGGCCCCGAACTGCTCTTCGCGGAGCGCGCATGA